A stretch of the Erpetoichthys calabaricus chromosome 3, fErpCal1.3, whole genome shotgun sequence genome encodes the following:
- the LOC114649515 gene encoding trace amine-associated receptor 1-like — protein MNFNESGSLQSIHFCYESLNNSCQKHVLSIHTYAIVYTVMWAIIIITVFGNLIVIISISHFIQLHSPTNFLVFSLAVTDLLLGGFVMPPIAVQLIETCWYLGEAFCRFYLSVVITLCTSSVLHLSFISIDRYYAVCHPLTYKSKITTSLTIHLILFCWILSVAVGFLIVYLELNLIGVENLYYEKSKCVGSCLLLQNEASGLVSSLFSFYIPGFIMIVIYIKIFTVAQRQARSIQDAAQFNQTTEQKRNVASRKRETKAAKTLATVVGVFLLCWSPFFLCNIIDPLINFSTPPLLIDIFAWFGYMNSTFNPLIYGFFYSWFRKALRLIVYGKIFQSDSSRMKLFSD, from the coding sequence atgaattttaatgaaaGTGGCAGTCTCCAAAGTATTCACTTCTGCTATGAGTCACTGAACAACTCCTGTCAAAAACATGTCCTTTCAATTCATACATATGCCATTGTGTATACAGTAATGTGGGCAATCATCATTATCACTGTATTTGGAAACTTAATCGTTATCATCTCAATATCACACTTCATTCAGCTTCATTCACCTACAAACTTCCTTGTATTCTCACTGGCTGTCACAGATCTTCTTTTAGGGGGTTTTGTAATGCCACCTATAGCAGTTCAGCTAATCGAAACCTGTTGGTATTTAGGAGAAGCTTTCTGCAGATTTTATCTTAGTGTAGTCATTACACTTTGTACATCATCTGTTTTGCATTTATCCTTCATATCAATTGACCGTTATTATGCAGTGTGCCATCCTTTAACATATAAAAGTAAGATTACAACGTCTTTGACCATACACTTAATCTTGTTTTGCTGGATTCTATCTGTGGCAGTGGGATTTCTTATTGTATACTTAGAATTAAACCTAATAGGGGTTGAAAATCTATATTATGAGAAGAGCAAATGTGTTGGGAGCTGCCTCCTCCTGCAAAATGAAGCATCAGGTCTTGTATCCTCTTTGTTCTCCTTTTATATCCCTGGTTTTATTATGatagttatttatataaaaatctttACTGTAGCACAAAGACAGGCTAGATCTATTCAAGATGCAGCACAATTTAACCAAACtacagaacaaaagagaaatgtagcatcaagaaaaagagaaacaaaagctGCAAAAACACTAGCAACAGTCGTAGGAGTATTCTTGCTATGCTGGTCCCCATTTTTCTTATGTAACATTATTGATCCTTTAATAAACTTTTCAACGCCACCATTACTCATTGACATATTTGCATGGTTTGGTTATATGAATTCCACCTTTAATCCTCTTATTTATGGTTTCTTCTACAGCTGGTTTAGAAAGGCTCTCAGATTAATTGTGTATGGCAAAATCTTTCAGAGTGATTCATCCAGAATGAAATTATTTTCAGattga